A single region of the Salvia miltiorrhiza cultivar Shanhuang (shh) chromosome 8, IMPLAD_Smil_shh, whole genome shotgun sequence genome encodes:
- the LOC130998805 gene encoding putative pentatricopeptide repeat-containing protein At1g12700, mitochondrial, with amino-acid sequence MRHFSTYPRFDFGSIREPNDAVALFRKMMRTEPLPSVKLFSKLLSAVVKLKQYSAALHLFDKMLQRDAPINHYTLSIVIDCYCRLKRPDFGFAILGSFFKRGYEPTVVTFTILIKGLLLVGRIPEAAKVLWKLSVYRLCEPDEQTYSTMINGICKAVGTLKALELLCVLEKEKGICKPDVYSYSALIDGLCKEGKVDDALQLFSSLGDKGISPDVVTYSSIIEGLGNRRRMDEAQDILKKMIADKVCPNVVTCNIFVTAWCKDGKVQEAEHMLVSMKEIDVQPDIFIYATLINGYCMEGKMDEARRIFRLAVNSGIKPNINCYNSLMNGYCKKGQVDEVLRLFTIIPYQRLERNVISYSIMLEALFREGKCEDGLKLFKEMEAQQVSPNIWTYNVLIEGLCINNKVRQAKDLFDELPSKGMQPNVITYTILIDSFCKEGQMEEAKDLFDELPSKGMQPSVVTYTILIGALCEEGQIEEAKDLMMLMVNNGCVPNSVTYNVFVQGLLKRNKAMRVTP; translated from the coding sequence ATGAGACACTTCTCCACCTATCCCAGATTCGATTTTGGATCTATACGTGAGCCCAACGATGCCGTCGCTCTATTTCGGAAGATGATGAGAACGGAGCCGCTTCCTTCTGTTAAGCTTTTCTCGAAATTGCTGAGTGCTGTGGTGAAGCTGAAACAATACTCTGCTGCACTTCATCTGTTCGACAAAATGCTTCAAAGGGATGCTCCCATAAATCACTACACCTTGAGTATTGTGATTGATTGCTATTGCCGACTCAAAAGGCCTGATTTTGGGTTTGCGATCTTAGGCAGTTTTTTCAAGCGTGGGTACGAGCCTACTGTGGTGACCTTTACCATTCTCATCAAAGGGTTACTGTTGGTTGGAAGGATCCCAGAGGCAGCTAAAGTGTTGTGGAAGCTGTCGGTCTACCGATTATGCGAGCCCGATGAACAGACGTATAGTACTATGATTAATGGGATATGCAAAGCTGTAGGTACTCTCAAAGCGCTGGAATTGCTCTGCGtattggaaaaagaaaagggaatcTGCAAACCCGATGTCTATTCTTACAGTGCACTCATTGATGGTCTATGCAAGGAAGGAAAGGTGGACGATGCTCTCCAACTCTTCTCCTCTTTGGGTGATAAGGGGATTTCACCCGATGTTGTGACATATAGTTCAATAATTGAGGGGTTAGGCAATAGGAGAAGAATGGACGAGGCCCAAGACATTTTGAAGAAGATGATTGCTGATAAGGTCTGTCCGAATGTGGTGACATGTAATATCTTTGTGACTGCTTGGTGCAAAGATGGAAAGGTGCAAGAGGCCGAGCATATGTTGGTATCTATGAAGGAGATTGATGTACAACCTGACATTTTCATTTACGCTACATTGATAAATGGGTATTGTATGGAAGGAAAAATGGACGAAGCCAGACGCATTTTCCGATTGGCAGTAAATTCCGGAATCAAGCCCAATATCAATTGCTACAATAGCTTGATGAACGGGTATTGCAAAAAGGGCCAAGTCGATGAAGTTTTACGACTTTTTACCATAATTCCCTACCAAAGGTTAGAGCGCAATGTGATTTCTTATAGCATAATGCTAGAAGCCTTATTTCGTGAAGGCAAATGTGAAGACGGCTTAAAGCTATTCAAAGAGATGGAAGCTCAACAAGTGTCTCCTAATATATGGACTTACAATGTTCTCATTGAGGGATTGTGCATTAATAATAAAGTTAGACAAGCTAAGGATCTTTTCGACGAGCTTCCATCCAAAGGTATGCAGCCCAACGTCATAACATATACTATTCTGATTGATTCATTTTGCAAAGAAGGGCAGATGGAGGAGGCTAAGGATCTTTTCGACGAGCTTCCATCCAAAGGTATGCAGCCCAGTGTCGTAACATATACAATCCTTATCGGTGCACTTTGTGAAGAAGGACAGATAGAGGAGGCTAAGGATTTGATGATGCTAATGGTAAACAACGGTTGCGTGCCTAATAGTGTGACGTACAATGTTTTTGTTCAAGGTCTTCTCAAAAGGAACAAGGCTATGAGGGTTACACCCTAG